One genomic window of Dysgonomonas mossii includes the following:
- a CDS encoding DNA-deoxyinosine glycosylase, with product MRKIAFDPIVNKDCKVLILGTMPSEESLRKQERYGHKSNQFWRIIFTLFGEELPDSYKEKSDFLIKNNIAIWDVLESCEGKGSLDSSIKNEKPNNFKKFFKEYPQIEYIFFTSKKAEEFYKKYVGFDTKKKFITLPSPSSANARMTLDQKIEEWKILAEIVNSYYIENYR from the coding sequence ATGAGAAAAATTGCATTTGACCCTATTGTAAATAAAGATTGCAAGGTATTGATTCTTGGAACAATGCCGAGCGAGGAATCTTTACGCAAACAAGAAAGATACGGGCACAAGAGCAATCAGTTTTGGAGAATAATTTTCACCCTCTTCGGGGAAGAGTTACCGGATAGCTACAAAGAAAAAAGCGATTTCCTGATAAAGAATAATATAGCAATATGGGATGTCCTCGAATCGTGTGAAGGAAAGGGAAGCTTAGACAGCAGCATCAAAAATGAAAAGCCTAACAATTTCAAGAAGTTTTTCAAAGAATATCCTCAGATCGAATACATATTTTTCACCAGTAAAAAAGCAGAAGAATTTTATAAAAAATATGTAGGTTTCGATACAAAAAAGAAATTTATCACCCTGCCCTCTCCGAGTTCGGCGAATGCAAGAATGACTTTGGACCAGAAAATAGAAGAATGGAAAATATTGGCAGAGATTGTGAATTCTTACTATATAGAAAACTATCGATAA